From a single Rosa rugosa chromosome 7, drRosRugo1.1, whole genome shotgun sequence genomic region:
- the LOC133723922 gene encoding PWWP domain-containing protein 1-like gives MSNDFESDAKLESGDDVKEAKPKDGGVGSPEDEARVSPMELDLETEGGGSMGSEGGRSDRVGVSSESGDGNVDKGMESKGFKIQGGDDDIDDVFDIARVEIDDQDEDSSEAQNESVDLLSEFDEYVANEKDGMALGTSRALSYGFEVGDMVWGKVKSHPWWPGHIFNEAFATSQVRRTRREGHVLVAFFGDSSYGWFDPAELIPFEPHFAEKSRTTNYRNFNRAVEEAVDEVSRRCGVGFVCKCRNPYNFRTTSVPGYFVVDVPDYEHGAVYSTDQIRKARDGFNPAEMVALVKQLASSPVQGDQKSLSFIKNKATLFAYRKAVFEEYDETYAQAFGARSSSRNAVAVSDQPVKPRAPLSGPLVIAEALGGRKSATKPMKVKDHSKKDKYLFKRRDETSNVKSHQSTQGQASSSAPSAYLEGSIALGDGDFMLQKRAPSPSMKPQILKHEQTEFMSRDASGKETVNLNQVPANSSLASQVVITGAKQSLKLSLDKESGALREVKEVLTQNVAVGPASTGCSDLLGEGTKQCIKDETSESLKQEGEGPMEVKNEESAKLSGSYDNLQPPLSFPKKVEEDNELNEVHVGRHSVGDPSPIEAKSSAGKKAVGGVKKAKVLKRPLGDMNPENSIMGDKKKKKKKKQLGSETSFRDPQRTLTSGKVSSLVGKVAGKPNHAGLAPEEEFQVEHHKKDVAVNNELSGSVGTLPILKELELPQLVSDLQALALDPFHGRETNNPAIVRQFFLQFRALVYQKSLVLSPPSETELVEGRSSKTPSGLKASEISPREPVRDVPSSKAGKPLFRSDDRTIAGRKRAPSDRQGEIAAKKSKKMSDLKSLAAERKIGLKSSETQRGEVKETAVPISRKSPKPGLVKKMEPPSKVVEPTMLVMKFPPKISLPSPAELKAKFARFGPMDQSGLRVFYKSSTCRVVFLYKSDAQAAYKVATSNNSFFGNVSVRFQLREVDGPEVPASGKGNGDDNSTETPRAKDSAFMPSPALKQRQQLQSLSHSAIQPKSILKKSSGDEPRGQVTGGNGNSKGTARVKFMLGGEEPSRNEQLMMPGNRNNNFNNNSASFADDGAPSSSTSVAMMNYNARNFQKVTPPPSSLPPILPLPHSRPPPSQYAKPPPPHSNFSQQHTEMTPPPPPSRSSHNILNTPSTFPSAPTVDISQQMLSLLTRCNDVVTNVQGLLGYVPYHPL, from the exons ATGAGCAACGATTTCGAATCGGATGCGAAGTTGGAATCCGGTGACGACGTTAAGGAAGCTAAACCTAAGGACGGCGGCGTTGGTAGCCCCGAGGATGAGGCTAGGGTTTCGCCAATGGAGCTCGATTTAGAGACCGAGGGCGGCGGTTCTATGGGCTCCGAGGGCGGGAGATCTGATAGGGTTGGGGTTAGCTCGGAGAGTGGCGATGGAAATGTAGATAAGGGAATGGAATCGAAAGGGTTTAAAATTCAGGGCGGCGACGATGATATTGATGATGTGTTTGATATTGCGAGAGTTGAAATTGATGATCAGGATGAGGATAGCTCTGAGGCTCAGAATGAGAGTGTGGATTTGTTATCCGAGTTTGATGAGTATGTGGCTAATGAGAAGGACGGAATGGCTTTGGGAACCTCCAGAGCTCTGAGCTATGGTTTCGAAGTCGGTGATATGGTGTGGGGGAAGGTCAAGTCTCATCCGTGGTGGCCGGGGCATATATTTAACGAGGCCTTTGCGACGTCTCAGGTGCGCCGGACACGAAGGGAAGGTCATGTCCTGGTGGCTTTCTTTGGTGATAGTAGTTATGGCTGGTTCGACCCGGCTGAGCTTATCCCATTCGAGCCTCATTTTGCTGAGAAGTCTCGGACGACGAATTACAGGAATTTTAACAGGGCTGTAGAGGAGGCTGTTGATGAGGTGAGTCGAAGGTGTGGAGTTGGTTTTGTGTGTAAATGTAGGAATCCGTATAATTTTCGGACCACTAGTGTGCCGGGGTACTTTGTTGTTGATGTGCCGGATTATGAGCATGGAGCAGTGTACTCTACGGATCAGATTAGGAAGGCGAGGGATGGTTTTAATCCTGCTGAGATGGTGGCTCTCGTAAAGCAGTTGGCAAGCTCACCAGTCCAAGGTGATCAGAAGAGCCTTAGCTTTATTAAGAAtaaggctactctatttgcgTATCGGAAGGCTGTGTTTGAAGAGTATGATGAGACCTATGCTCAGGCATTTGGGGCTCGGTCGTCTTCGCGTAATGCAGTTGCAGTGTCAGATCAGCCTGTTAAGCCTCGAG CACCTTTGAGTGGTCCTTTGGTGATTGCTGAAGCTCTGGGTGGGCGGAAGAGTGCCACAAAACCTATGAAAGTCAAGGACCATTCAAAGAAAGACAAATACCTTTTCAAGCGGAGAGATGAAACCAGCAATGTGAAATCCCACCAAAGTACACAGGGCCAAGCTAGTTCCTCAGCCCCATCCGCTTACTTGGAGGGATCAATAGCATTAGGAGATGGAGATTTTATGTTACAAAAGAGGGCTCCATCTCCCTCTATGAAGCCGCAGATTTTAAAACATGAGCAGACTGAGTTTATGAGCAGGGATGCATCCGGCAAAGAAACTGTAAACTTAAATCAGGTACCAGCAAACAGCTCTCTTGCCAGCCAAGTTGTTATCACTGGTGCAAAGCAATCTCTAAAGCTTTCTCTGGACAAGGAAAGTGGAGCCCTGCGGGAGGTGAAAGAGGTATTGACACAGAATGTAGCTGTAGGTCCTGCAAGCACCGGCTGCTCTGATTTATTGGGTGAAGGGACCAAGCAATGTATAAAAGATGAAACATCAGAGTCTTTGAAGCAGGAAGGGGAGGGTCCGATGGAGGTTAAAAATGAAGAGAGTGCTAAATTGTCTGGTTCATATGACAATTTACAACCACCTTTGAGTTTTCCAAAGAAAGTGGAGGAAGACAATGAATTAAATGAAGTTCATGTTGGTCGTCACAGTGTTGGAGATCCTTCACCAATTGAGGCAAAGAGTTCAGCTGGAAAGAAGGCTGTTGGTGGAGTGAAAAAGGCAAAGGTTCTTAAACGGCCACTGGGTGACATGAACCCTGAGAACTCTATTATGggagataaaaagaaaaagaagaagaagaaacagttGGGTTCAGAAACAAGCTTCAGAGATCCACAGAGGACTTTGACTTCTGGAAAAGTGAGTTCCTTGGTGGGTAAGGTAGCTGGAAAGCCCAACCATGCAGGATTGGCTCCAGAAGAAGAGTTTCAGGTAGAACATCATAAGAAAGATGTTGCTGTCAATAATGAATTGTCTGGATCTGTTGGAACATTGCCGATTCTTAAAGAGCTTGAATTACCACAACTAGTAAGCGATTTGCAAGCCCTTGCACTTGATCCTTTTCATGGTCGTGAAACAAACAACCCTGCAATTGTTCGGCAGTTCTTTCTGCAATTCCGGGCCCTTGTCTATCAGAAAAGCTTGGTTCTATCACCGCCATCAGAAACAGAGCTTGTTGAAGGTCGCAGCTCTAAAACTCCATCTGGTCTCAAAGCCTCAGAAATTTCTCCTCGGGAACCAGTTAGAGATGTTCCCTCCTCGAAGGCAGGAAAACCCTTGTTCAGATCCGATGACCGCACCATAGCTGGGCGGAAACGTGCTCCATCTGATCGTCAAGGAGAGATTGCAGCTAAGAAGTCCAAGAAAATGAGTGATTTAAAATCATTGGCTGCAGAAAGGAAGATTGGTCTAAAAAGTTCAGAGACCCAGCGTGGAGAGGTAAAAGAAACAGCTGTGCCCATATCGCGGAAGTCACCGAAGCCAGGTCTTGTGAAGAAAATGGAACCTCCATCTAAGGTTGTTGAGCCCACCATGCTCGTGATGAAATTCCCTCCCAAAATCTCTCTGCCTTCACCTGCAGAACTGAAGGCAAAATTTGCTCGTTTTGGACCAATGGATCAGTCTGGTCTCCGTGTGTTCTACAAGTCCTCGACATGCAGAGTTGTATTTCTGTACAAATCTGATGCACAAGCAGCATATAAGGTTGCTACTTCAAACAACTCCTTTTTTGGCAACGTTAGTGTGAGGTTCCAGCTTCGAGAGGTGGACGGTCCTGAAGTTCCTGCATCTGGGAAGGGCAATGGAGATGACAATTCTACTGAGACCCCGCGGGCTAAGGATTCTGCATTCATGCCATCTCCGGCACTCAAACAGCGGCAGCAGCTGCAGTCTCTCTCACACAGTGCAATCCAGCCGAAGTCGATTCTGAAGAAGTCATCGGGTGATGAGCCACGAGGACAGGTAACTGGTGGCAATGGAAATAGTAAAGGAACTGCACGTGTAAAATTCATGTTGGGTGGGGAAGAACCTAGTAGAAATGAGCAATTGATGATGCCTGGTAATAGAAATAACAACTTCAACAACAACAGTGCTAGTTTTGCAGATGATGGTGcaccttcttcttctacttctgTTGCTATGATGAATTATAATGCTAGAAACTTTCAAAAGGTTACTCCTCCACCCTCATCATTGCCTCCTATACTTCCTCTTCCTCATAGTCGGCCTCCACCTTCTCAATATGCAAAACCCCCACCACCACATAGTAATTTTTCACAGCAGCATACGGAAATGACGCCACCTCCACCACCAAGCAGAAGCAGTCACAATATTCTCAACACACCCTCCACATTTCCGAGTGCACCCACAGTTGATATTTCCCAGCAGATGCTAAGCCTGTTGACAAGGTGCAATGATGTTGTGACCAACGTACAGGGCTTGCTTGGATATGTGCCCTACCATCCTCTTTGA